AAAAAAGAATCAATAGATCATATTTTAGAAGTTGCCAAATTAAGGTCACAAGGTAAAATTAAAGCATTGATAGTTGCAGGATGTCTTTCACAGAGATATCAAGAGTCTATTAAAGAAGAAATCCCTGAAATTGATGCTTTAATTGGAACAGAGAATATGGATCGTATTGGAGAGGTTATTTCTTCTGTTTTACAAGGTGAATTTGTGAGTTATTTAGAAAGAAGAAAAATTAATGATAAAGTAATGCCGAGAGAACCTTATACGTTTTCTCATAGTGTATATGTTAAGATTGCTGAAGGATGTAATAATCATTGTTCTTATTGTGCAATTCCAATAATAAGAGGTCAATACAGGAGTCGAAGCATTGAAGGTATCGAAAAAGAAGTAATTAGCTTTATTGAAAAAGGAGCTAAAGAAATAAATCTAATAGCTCAAGATACCACATATTACGGAAAGGATTTATATGGATCTTATAAATTAGCTGAGCTATTAGAACGGATTGCGTCTCTAGAGGGTGATTTTTGGGTTAGAGTCTTGTATGGTTATCCAACTAGAATCACAGATGAATTAATTGAGGTAATTAACAAACACGATAAAATATGTTCTTATCTTGATATACCTTTACAACATGTAAGTGATAATGTCTTAAAAGGAATGAATCGAGGAGGAAATGAAAATCAGATAAGAGACTTAGTGTATAAACTAAGAGATCAAATTCCTAATTTAACTTTAAGAACTTCATTTATAGTTGGATTTCCTGGTGAAACAGAAGACGACTTTAATAAACTATTGTCTTTTATAGAAGAAGTGGAGTTTGACCATGTAGGAGTTTTTAGATATTCTAAAGAAGAAGATACTAAAGCTTATGAAATGAAACAAGAAGTTTCTGAAGAGATAAAAGAGGATAGATATATGAGAACTATGGAGCTTCAACAAAGCATAACTAGACAAAAGAATGAAGAAAAAGTAGGTAAGTTTTTAAAAGTACTGATTGATGAAAAACTAGATGATGAACCTACTACTAGTGTAGCAAGAGGTAAAATGCATGCTCCTGAAGTGGATGGGAGTATTATCGTACCTAATTGTAATGCGTCAGTTGGGGAGTTTGTTGATATTGAAGTGATACATGCTTTAGACTATGATCTTATTGGGGAAATGACAAATGAACTTAGCGAATAAAATAACTATAGGACGAATAATATTAGCACCTGTTTTTATGGTTTTTTTGCTAGTTAGGATACCATATGGAGAGTTTATTGCAAGTGCTATATTTATAATTGCATCAGTTACTGATGCATTAGATGGATATATTGCACGTACTCGTAAACAGATTACCAACTTTGGTAAATTTTTGGATCCCCTAGCTGATAAATTATTAATAACAGCTGCTTTAATTACATTAGTAGGAATGGGTAAACTACATGCAATGATAGCTTTTATTATAATAAGTCGAGAATTTGCTGTAACTGGTTTACGAGTTGTTGCTGCAGCGGAAGGTGTTGTGATTTCTGCAAGTAAGTTAGGTAAATATAAGACAATTACACAAATAGTTGCTATAGTGGCTTTAATGCTACAAGTTGGATTAGACAGGATACCACTACTAAATATTCCATTAGGACCGTTAGTTACTATTAGTTTATCTTTAGCAGTGATTATAACGATAGTTTCCGGAGTGGATTATTTCTACAAAAACCATAAATTAATTAAATTAGGAAACTAAACCTTTATCAATTGATAAGGTTTTAGCTTGTCGACAAAGTCTATTAAATAGGCAGGTCGACAAGCTTTTTTTATAGAATAGTAATTTCGAAAAAAATAATCCGAGGTGATAAAGGTGCTAAACGAGCAAGAAAGAGAAAAACGTAAAGCAGCAGAAATAGTAATGCTGACGATTTGGTGCCTAAAGATCACTTGGTGCCTAAAGATCACTTGGTGAGAAAAATAGATGAAACTATTGATTTTGATTTCATCTATGATTTAGTTGAAGATTATTATTCGAAAGATACAAGTCGTCCAAACATAGATCCAGTGGTTTTAATAGTAATATCCAGACATATCTGGCAAGATTCTTTAGATGAAGCAGAACACCTAAGACACACATATTGCAACAAACAAATTTATGAAAAGCGTAAATCAATTGAAAGAGTATTTGGTGATTTAAAAGAGAAGCATGGTTTGCGATGGACCACACTTCGTGGGAAAAGTAAAGTGGCAGTTCGTTTTTTTATTTTTTAAGCAAAATAAAGCTAACATCAGAAAGAAAATGGCCTCCTAACAGTAAATTAGAAGGCCATTTGTCTACAATCTGAACCCTTATCAATTGATAAGGGTTTTTCTATGTGCTATAATTGTTTTATGTAAACTAGAAAGGTGATAATTATGCCTAAATTGAATAAAAAACGAATTTTAATAGTTATTTTAACCTTTGTTATAAGTGTAGTTATAATTTTGGGTGCATATTTTCTGTGGAAACAACAACAGGTAATTGGTCCATTAGAAGATTATTTAAATAATCATGAACAAGTTGAAGAATATAAAATTAAAGATGATGGAAATGACTTAGAAATTTATTTACAATTTGATTATGAACCGTTTTTAATTGATCCTTATCACGAGATTACTAACGAGATACAAAAAACTGTTAGTACAGACTATAAAATCATAATTGAAGATGAAAGAAATAATTCATTAAAAGAAGCTTATTATGAATTACAATTTATTTTATGGCATCACTATCAAAGTAATGAATATGATGATATGTTAGATAATT
The sequence above is drawn from the Natranaerobius trueperi genome and encodes:
- the pgsA gene encoding CDP-diacylglycerol--glycerol-3-phosphate 3-phosphatidyltransferase; the protein is MNLANKITIGRIILAPVFMVFLLVRIPYGEFIASAIFIIASVTDALDGYIARTRKQITNFGKFLDPLADKLLITAALITLVGMGKLHAMIAFIIISREFAVTGLRVVAAAEGVVISASKLGKYKTITQIVAIVALMLQVGLDRIPLLNIPLGPLVTISLSLAVIITIVSGVDYFYKNHKLIKLGN
- the rimO gene encoding 30S ribosomal protein S12 methylthiotransferase RimO — encoded protein: MGTLIEVGILSLGCAKNQVDTEVMQGVLKENKYQLTDDYYSADIVIINTCGFIDDAKKESIDHILEVAKLRSQGKIKALIVAGCLSQRYQESIKEEIPEIDALIGTENMDRIGEVISSVLQGEFVSYLERRKINDKVMPREPYTFSHSVYVKIAEGCNNHCSYCAIPIIRGQYRSRSIEGIEKEVISFIEKGAKEINLIAQDTTYYGKDLYGSYKLAELLERIASLEGDFWVRVLYGYPTRITDELIEVINKHDKICSYLDIPLQHVSDNVLKGMNRGGNENQIRDLVYKLRDQIPNLTLRTSFIVGFPGETEDDFNKLLSFIEEVEFDHVGVFRYSKEEDTKAYEMKQEVSEEIKEDRYMRTMELQQSITRQKNEEKVGKFLKVLIDEKLDDEPTTSVARGKMHAPEVDGSIIVPNCNASVGEFVDIEVIHALDYDLIGEMTNELSE